In Lentibacillus amyloliquefaciens, one DNA window encodes the following:
- a CDS encoding long-chain fatty acid--CoA ligase, with translation MMQTPLTIGSMMVHAEKFFAKKEVISQTHDKLHRLTYSEIGERTRRLMSALGQIGVQKGDRVGTLAWNHHRHLELYFAAPGMNAVLHTINIRLSPEHIIYIINHAEDKVLFIDEDILPLIEKVQDQLTSVEAFVVMTDKEELPESGLTPLYSYEKLLQTGDPAQPFVTDIDENDPAGMCYTSATTGKPKGVVYSHRGIVLHSYALGLADTAAISESDISMPVVPQFHVNAWGTPFACTWFGTTQVMPGPRFTPKRLAEFIDRFKVTITAGVPTIWLGLLRELEQGDYDTSSLRTVLCGGSAAPKGLIQAFEQKLGIPFAHAYGATETTPLATFSRLKSYQQDMTEDEKLNERAKQGSLVPGLEMKVIGNTGEVAWNGEEMGELLLRGPWIADEYYKDDRTAGAFIKGWHHTGDVVTVDEEGNIQIVDRTKDLIKSGGEWISSVELENAIMAHDAVFEASVVAMPDPEWQERPVACVVLHEDFADKVNKRELLDFIRPQFAKWWLPDDILFFDEIPKTSVGKFLKRELREQVKAHFKVEE, from the coding sequence ATGATGCAAACCCCTCTCACGATTGGGTCGATGATGGTTCATGCGGAAAAGTTTTTCGCTAAGAAAGAAGTCATTTCCCAGACACATGATAAGCTTCACCGGCTGACTTATTCGGAAATTGGCGAGCGAACCAGACGACTAATGAGCGCTCTTGGACAGATCGGCGTGCAAAAAGGTGATCGTGTCGGCACGTTAGCCTGGAACCACCACCGCCATCTTGAACTATATTTTGCCGCGCCGGGAATGAACGCTGTGCTCCATACCATCAATATACGCCTTTCACCGGAACATATCATTTATATTATCAATCATGCCGAAGATAAAGTCCTCTTTATCGATGAGGACATTTTACCGCTCATTGAAAAAGTTCAAGACCAATTGACTTCAGTTGAAGCTTTTGTCGTTATGACCGACAAAGAAGAACTCCCGGAATCCGGTTTAACACCTCTTTATTCTTATGAAAAATTACTCCAGACCGGTGATCCCGCCCAGCCATTTGTTACAGATATTGATGAGAATGACCCTGCCGGCATGTGTTATACGTCCGCAACAACCGGGAAACCAAAAGGCGTCGTCTATTCGCATCGTGGTATTGTACTGCACAGTTATGCACTTGGTCTCGCGGACACAGCGGCCATATCTGAGTCAGATATTTCAATGCCGGTAGTTCCGCAATTCCATGTCAATGCCTGGGGGACACCGTTTGCATGTACCTGGTTTGGCACTACACAAGTCATGCCCGGTCCGCGTTTTACACCGAAACGGCTGGCAGAATTCATTGATAGATTTAAAGTCACCATTACAGCCGGAGTCCCGACAATCTGGCTTGGGCTCCTGCGCGAACTTGAACAAGGAGACTATGATACATCCAGCTTGCGTACTGTTCTTTGCGGGGGATCTGCAGCACCAAAAGGACTCATTCAGGCATTTGAACAAAAGCTCGGCATCCCGTTTGCTCATGCGTATGGTGCCACTGAAACAACACCGCTTGCCACTTTTTCAAGACTTAAAAGCTATCAGCAGGATATGACTGAAGATGAGAAACTTAATGAACGGGCCAAACAAGGGTCACTCGTTCCTGGATTGGAGATGAAGGTAATCGGTAATACAGGCGAGGTTGCCTGGAATGGTGAAGAAATGGGCGAACTGCTTTTGCGCGGACCATGGATAGCAGATGAGTATTACAAAGATGACCGAACCGCCGGCGCATTCATTAAGGGCTGGCACCATACCGGTGATGTTGTGACAGTTGATGAGGAAGGCAATATTCAAATCGTGGACCGGACAAAAGACCTGATAAAAAGCGGGGGCGAATGGATTTCTTCGGTTGAGCTTGAAAACGCTATCATGGCGCATGATGCTGTTTTTGAAGCCAGTGTTGTGGCCATGCCGGACCCGGAATGGCAGGAGCGTCCAGTCGCCTGTGTAGTACTGCATGAAGACTTCGCTGATAAGGTTAATAAGCGTGAGCTGCTTGATTTTATCCGTCCGCAATTTGCCAAATGGTGGCTGCCTGATGACATTTTGTTTTTCGATGAAATTCCAAAAACATCGGTCGGCAAGTTCTTGAAAAGGGAATTGCGCGAACAAGTGAAGGCGCATTTCAAGGTGGAGGAATAA
- a CDS encoding MATE family efflux transporter gives MKKQHDFTQGSIFRHLIIFSGPLMLTNLLQTSYQFADSLWVGNLLGSDALGSVAISSTIIFTLLSFVLGLNNAALTILSQQKGKDNEAGLRRYLNAFVVILTIMALALSALGYTLADQLLRLLGTPENMLSEAETYLQINFLGILFLFGYNFISTVLRALGDSRTPLRFVMIAVLLNIVLNPIFIAVFNLGINGAAFATILAQGSAFLYGLIYVLSKKLAPFTGPSLPSKKEVGLILNLGIPSGLQMAVISAGSAAIMSVVTVFGSGVIAGYGAAQRLDSILMLPAHALGTSVNSMAGQNIGIRDWTRVKKIAKYGVIYNLSFMLLVGLLVVVFAEYGIRMFIENEEAVAFGTRYLQIVALCYPFLGVNFILNGIVRASGAMYQVLALNIISFWVLRFPLAYLFSEWLGEIGIAVGMGASFVLSSLAAFIYYRFGKWRKKELFAKGN, from the coding sequence ATGAAAAAACAGCATGATTTTACGCAAGGCAGTATATTCAGGCACCTGATTATATTTTCCGGGCCGCTGATGCTGACCAATCTGCTTCAGACCTCCTACCAGTTTGCTGACAGTCTTTGGGTCGGCAATTTGCTTGGATCTGATGCGCTTGGTTCAGTTGCCATTTCGAGTACCATTATTTTTACGCTTCTTTCATTTGTGCTCGGACTGAACAATGCGGCACTGACCATTTTATCCCAGCAGAAGGGCAAGGATAATGAAGCTGGGCTGAGGCGTTATTTGAATGCGTTTGTTGTAATTTTAACGATTATGGCACTGGCGCTCAGTGCACTGGGTTATACGCTGGCAGATCAGCTGCTGCGACTGTTGGGGACGCCGGAAAATATGCTCAGTGAAGCGGAAACCTATTTGCAGATCAACTTTCTAGGTATCCTGTTTTTGTTTGGCTACAATTTTATCAGCACTGTGCTGCGCGCACTTGGTGATAGCAGAACACCACTCAGGTTTGTGATGATTGCGGTGCTTCTGAATATCGTTCTGAATCCGATTTTTATTGCCGTTTTTAATCTTGGTATTAATGGCGCTGCTTTTGCAACCATCTTGGCACAGGGCAGTGCGTTTCTGTATGGCTTGATTTATGTGCTTTCCAAAAAGCTTGCTCCATTCACAGGTCCAAGCCTTCCATCAAAAAAAGAAGTTGGTTTGATATTGAATCTGGGTATCCCGTCAGGTTTGCAAATGGCGGTTATTTCTGCCGGGTCAGCCGCGATTATGAGTGTGGTCACGGTATTCGGCAGTGGCGTCATCGCGGGGTACGGTGCAGCTCAACGGCTTGACAGTATATTAATGCTCCCCGCACATGCTCTCGGTACTTCCGTTAATAGCATGGCAGGGCAAAATATTGGAATCCGGGACTGGACGCGTGTGAAGAAGATTGCTAAATATGGTGTGATTTACAACTTATCGTTTATGCTGCTGGTTGGTCTCCTGGTTGTTGTATTTGCTGAGTACGGCATCCGTATGTTTATTGAAAACGAGGAAGCGGTAGCATTCGGCACAAGGTATCTGCAAATTGTAGCATTATGCTACCCGTTCTTGGGTGTTAACTTTATTTTGAACGGTATTGTCCGGGCATCCGGCGCCATGTATCAAGTTCTCGCTTTGAATATCATCTCGTTCTGGGTGCTTCGTTTCCCACTGGCCTATCTGTTTTCCGAGTGGCTGGGAGAAATCGGAATTGCCGTTGGTATGGGAGCGAGTTTTGTGCTGAGCAGTCTCGCGGCATTCATATATTACCGGTTTGGAAAGTGGCGCAAGAAGGAATTGTTTGCTAAGGGAAATTAG
- a CDS encoding RidA family protein: MRKEIFTENAPEAIGPYSQAIEAGDFIYISGQIGINPETGEVAEGIEAQTNQVMHNLQAILTEAGTDVSQVVKFTIYIDSMDNFATVNDIYGGYLSKPYPARATVEVSKLPKNVLIEMDAVVYTK; the protein is encoded by the coding sequence ATGCGAAAAGAAATCTTTACAGAAAACGCGCCTGAAGCGATTGGACCATATTCACAGGCTATCGAGGCAGGTGACTTCATCTATATTTCAGGTCAGATTGGCATTAACCCGGAAACAGGCGAGGTTGCTGAAGGAATTGAAGCCCAGACAAATCAGGTCATGCATAATTTGCAGGCGATTTTAACTGAAGCAGGTACAGATGTTTCGCAAGTGGTTAAATTTACCATTTACATTGATTCGATGGACAATTTTGCGACGGTTAATGATATATACGGTGGTTATTTGTCGAAACCATACCCTGCAAGAGCAACCGTTGAAGTCAGCAAACTGCCTAAAAATGTGCTGATCGAAATGGACGCCGTAGTCTATACCAAGTAA
- a CDS encoding DUF1450 domain-containing protein — MGAIVVEVCDGNAITSLDIEGIIESEFPEVAVLMNECLAFCGLCRVRPYALVNNRRVHGNTPEECLAKIREAIKEELAVYQ, encoded by the coding sequence ATGGGCGCAATAGTCGTTGAAGTTTGTGACGGAAATGCCATCACTTCTTTGGATATAGAAGGTATTATAGAAAGTGAATTTCCAGAGGTAGCCGTATTAATGAATGAATGCCTGGCTTTTTGCGGTTTGTGCAGGGTCCGGCCCTATGCACTCGTGAACAATCGCCGCGTTCACGGCAACACACCTGAAGAATGCTTAGCGAAAATACGCGAAGCAATAAAAGAAGAACTGGCCGTTTATCAATAA
- a CDS encoding MFS transporter — protein sequence MWFANFFVGGSLTMVLPFLSLYIEEFGNFSDAYVQNWSGWIFGITFGTAFLFSPIWGRIGDKYGRKNILILSSFGMGISILLMGFADSVWELFFLRLFMGVFTGFIPMSQALIATQTPKAIAGRVLGTLQTGSVTGNLMGPLLGGILADVFGYSATFKWVSITIFLSGLLVLLGIREVMLKNSEDHAEEETYSSKQIILHIIGHPVLLAVMLISALVQIAHFSIQPILSLYVAEIHGPVSIAFFSGLAFSAAGLGNLLMARRWGRIGDRVGYIKILIFLLFMAGIVYLPGAFVTNIWQLVVLRFLLGISIGGIIPVRIAYIRQAAPLSIQGEMLGYNTSLRFLGNIIGPALGGMLSGYFGISAVFFVTSGLLIASGAIMLITWYKQEYTDEKRKSTQALSSH from the coding sequence ATGTGGTTTGCGAACTTCTTTGTTGGCGGAAGCCTGACAATGGTGCTTCCGTTTCTTTCATTATACATTGAAGAGTTCGGAAATTTCTCAGATGCATATGTTCAAAACTGGTCAGGCTGGATTTTTGGCATTACGTTTGGAACTGCATTTTTATTTTCGCCGATTTGGGGACGAATCGGCGATAAGTACGGACGAAAAAATATATTGATTCTATCCTCTTTTGGTATGGGGATATCAATCTTATTAATGGGTTTTGCCGACTCAGTCTGGGAACTCTTTTTCCTCCGTCTGTTTATGGGGGTATTCACCGGGTTTATTCCAATGTCCCAGGCATTGATTGCCACACAGACACCAAAAGCGATCGCCGGCAGGGTGCTCGGAACACTGCAAACCGGCAGTGTCACTGGAAACTTAATGGGGCCCTTGCTTGGAGGTATTCTTGCTGACGTGTTCGGTTACTCCGCGACATTCAAATGGGTCTCAATCACCATTTTCCTGTCCGGGCTGCTGGTGCTGTTGGGCATCAGGGAAGTTATGCTTAAAAACAGCGAGGATCACGCAGAAGAAGAAACATATTCGAGCAAACAAATCATCTTGCACATTATCGGTCATCCGGTGTTGCTCGCTGTTATGCTCATCTCGGCACTCGTCCAGATTGCACACTTTAGCATTCAGCCAATTTTGTCGCTGTATGTAGCTGAGATTCATGGACCGGTAAGCATAGCTTTCTTTTCAGGATTAGCTTTCTCTGCAGCAGGTTTGGGGAATTTACTTATGGCCAGGCGCTGGGGACGTATTGGTGATCGGGTCGGCTACATTAAAATATTGATTTTTTTACTGTTTATGGCCGGGATTGTTTACCTTCCGGGGGCATTTGTCACAAACATTTGGCAACTCGTTGTTCTCCGGTTCCTGCTCGGTATTTCGATAGGCGGCATCATTCCTGTCCGAATCGCATATATCAGACAGGCAGCCCCTTTATCGATTCAGGGGGAAATGCTTGGATACAATACCAGCCTTCGGTTTCTCGGAAACATTATCGGACCTGCATTAGGCGGTATGCTTTCCGGTTATTTCGGCATATCCGCGGTGTTTTTTGTAACAAGCGGGTTATTGATTGCAAGTGGTGCCATTATGCTAATTACCTGGTATAAACAGGAATATACAGATGAAAAGCGAAAATCCACGCAAGCATTGTCTTCGCATTGA
- a CDS encoding DUF1002 domain-containing protein: MKQSLKSIAAFLMIGAILFSFTAPVHAITEEKPIVVYGDALSDAEKQEVKNLLDVGDNESTEEYTVTGEDIANYIGGDPNSNMYSSAKIMGESDGSGLSINIVTPDNITDVTTEMYANALLTAGVENATVDVASPVQVTGTSALTGIYKAYDAEGEQLDKERMELANDELGVATDLAEKEGMNQEKVSELLTEIKQAIAEQNPATKEDIEQIVEEQLNNLEISLSEEDRQMLIDLFNRMRDLNIDFGQVRDQLEDIASKVQDLINDEGFWNQVEAFFNNLFRMLGNLFDSVFGEAS, translated from the coding sequence ATGAAGCAAAGTCTGAAATCAATCGCCGCATTTTTGATGATAGGCGCTATTCTGTTCAGTTTCACGGCACCAGTACATGCGATAACTGAGGAAAAACCAATTGTCGTATACGGGGATGCTTTATCTGATGCAGAAAAGCAGGAAGTAAAGAATCTCCTTGATGTGGGTGACAATGAATCAACTGAAGAATATACGGTAACAGGCGAGGATATCGCAAATTATATTGGCGGGGACCCGAATTCAAATATGTATTCTTCCGCTAAAATCATGGGTGAGAGTGATGGCAGCGGGTTATCAATTAATATTGTGACGCCGGATAATATTACTGACGTGACGACGGAAATGTATGCAAATGCGCTTCTGACAGCTGGTGTGGAGAATGCAACAGTTGACGTGGCCTCTCCGGTACAAGTGACCGGCACATCTGCTTTGACGGGGATCTATAAAGCATATGATGCAGAAGGCGAACAGTTGGATAAAGAACGAATGGAGCTGGCGAATGATGAGCTGGGTGTCGCAACAGACCTGGCTGAAAAAGAAGGAATGAACCAGGAAAAAGTCAGTGAATTGCTGACTGAAATTAAACAGGCCATTGCAGAGCAAAATCCTGCCACGAAAGAAGACATTGAACAAATCGTTGAAGAGCAGTTAAATAACCTGGAAATATCATTGAGTGAAGAAGACCGGCAGATGCTAATCGATTTATTTAACCGCATGCGGGATTTGAATATCGATTTTGGTCAGGTCAGAGATCAGCTTGAAGATATTGCTTCTAAAGTACAGGATCTGATTAATGATGAAGGATTCTGGAATCAGGTGGAAGCATTTTTCAACAATCTGTTCCGAATGCTCGGCAACCTTTTTGACAGCGTGTTTGGAGAAGCCTCTTAG
- a CDS encoding DUF3899 domain-containing protein produces MLKTNIRIFLINCGTILLIVYLLESALTLRQLLDITFYFVLVYMVFALFLYTVKGGFYDGVTFGFRRFLSIMSKGGDPLEEWRDKPPISTQISTNLYRVVRFQWLSLTVLLTILFILYYAIN; encoded by the coding sequence ATGTTAAAGACGAATATCCGGATATTTCTCATCAACTGCGGCACAATACTCTTGATTGTTTACTTGCTTGAATCAGCTCTAACATTGCGTCAGCTGCTGGATATCACATTTTATTTTGTGCTTGTATATATGGTTTTTGCACTGTTTCTGTATACTGTCAAAGGCGGATTTTATGATGGTGTGACATTTGGTTTTCGCAGGTTTCTGAGCATTATGTCCAAGGGCGGCGACCCGCTGGAAGAATGGAGGGACAAACCGCCGATATCCACTCAGATCAGTACCAATCTTTATAGAGTCGTTCGCTTTCAGTGGCTGTCGCTCACCGTCTTGCTCACTATTCTTTTTATTCTATATTATGCAATAAATTAG
- a CDS encoding peptide ABC transporter substrate-binding protein: MKSKKIWLLALALLFALFLAACSGGDDSGSSDSGSDDGSSESSEGSSEGEGSSDAEQVLNFINGDTIPSMDPGMATDEYGIQFTGATMEGLYRVQDGEIVPGIATEHEVSEDGTTWTFTLREDATWSNGDPVTANDFVYSWQRAVDPETGSEYGPYMLGGVVQNATAVNEGEVPVEELGVSAPDDYTLEVQLENPVPYFESLATFPTYFPLNESFVEEQGDEYATSTDTLLFNGPFTLENWDSTASSWELQKNEDYWDAETVQLDKMTFEVVKDPQTAVDLYEQGEIDRAGLSSDLVDQYQSHEDYQVFPEASLFYLKMNQTQSDALANEKMRRAISMAVDKEALVNEILNNGSIASTGFVPQDFVQTPGGEDFREANGDLVTHNPEEATQLWEEGLEEIGKDSVELELLGGDSETAKTSDEYIANQLQENLPGLEVTIKSVPFEQRLDADTNMEYQLQTSGWGPDYMDPYTFLNLWLTDGQNNKMGYSNEEYDQLIEETTNELAQDQEARYQNFLEAEQLLAETAAVAPLYQSAMAQLVRPKIQDVYVNSFGPTYEWKWASVGSGE; this comes from the coding sequence ATGAAGTCCAAAAAGATTTGGCTTTTAGCATTAGCTTTACTTTTTGCGCTTTTCCTTGCTGCATGTTCCGGCGGTGACGATTCCGGTTCAAGTGATTCCGGAAGTGACGACGGATCAAGCGAATCATCAGAAGGAAGTTCAGAGGGAGAAGGCAGTTCCGACGCTGAACAGGTTTTAAATTTTATTAATGGTGACACAATTCCGTCAATGGATCCCGGCATGGCTACCGATGAATATGGAATTCAGTTCACGGGTGCCACAATGGAAGGTCTTTATCGTGTGCAAGACGGTGAAATTGTCCCAGGTATTGCTACTGAACATGAAGTAAGTGAAGATGGTACAACTTGGACATTCACACTTCGTGAAGACGCAACATGGTCAAATGGCGATCCTGTAACAGCTAATGACTTTGTTTACTCATGGCAGCGCGCAGTTGACCCTGAGACAGGTTCAGAGTACGGCCCATACATGCTGGGCGGCGTTGTTCAAAATGCGACTGCTGTTAACGAAGGTGAAGTTCCGGTAGAAGAATTGGGCGTAAGTGCACCTGACGATTACACATTGGAAGTGCAGCTTGAAAACCCTGTTCCATACTTTGAATCATTGGCAACATTCCCAACATATTTTCCTTTAAACGAGAGCTTTGTTGAAGAACAGGGCGATGAATATGCAACAAGCACTGACACGTTGCTGTTCAACGGTCCTTTTACATTAGAAAACTGGGACAGCACAGCAAGTTCCTGGGAGCTTCAGAAAAACGAAGACTACTGGGATGCAGAAACTGTACAGCTTGATAAAATGACGTTTGAAGTTGTCAAAGACCCGCAAACAGCGGTGGACTTATATGAGCAAGGCGAAATTGATCGTGCAGGCCTTTCATCAGACCTTGTCGATCAGTATCAGTCTCATGAAGATTATCAAGTATTCCCTGAAGCATCATTATTCTATCTGAAGATGAATCAGACACAGAGCGATGCGCTTGCGAACGAAAAGATGCGCAGAGCAATTTCTATGGCTGTAGACAAAGAAGCATTGGTTAACGAAATTTTGAATAATGGTTCAATCGCTTCAACTGGTTTTGTACCGCAAGATTTCGTACAAACACCTGGCGGCGAAGACTTCCGTGAAGCAAATGGCGATCTTGTTACCCATAACCCTGAAGAAGCAACACAATTGTGGGAAGAAGGCCTTGAAGAAATTGGCAAAGACTCTGTAGAACTGGAATTGCTTGGCGGTGACAGTGAAACAGCTAAAACGTCCGATGAATACATTGCCAACCAGCTTCAGGAAAATCTTCCAGGCTTAGAAGTGACCATTAAATCCGTACCGTTCGAACAGCGCCTCGATGCGGATACCAACATGGAATACCAACTTCAGACATCCGGTTGGGGACCTGACTACATGGACCCTTACACATTCTTGAATCTGTGGTTGACAGATGGTCAAAACAACAAGATGGGCTATTCCAACGAAGAATATGACCAGTTGATTGAAGAGACAACAAATGAGTTGGCACAGGATCAGGAAGCACGTTATCAAAACTTCCTTGAAGCCGAACAACTCCTGGCTGAAACAGCTGCTGTCGCACCACTTTATCAAAGTGCAATGGCACAGCTTGTCAGACCAAAAATTCAAGATGTCTACGTCAACTCATTTGGACCGACATATGAGTGGAAATGGGCGAGTGTAGGATCAGGAGAATAA
- the opp3b gene encoding oligopeptide ABC transporter permease, with protein sequence MLRYILRRIFYMAITLFIIATVTFFLMKLLPGSPLSAENKLSEQQQEVILAKYGLDEPIPIQYVNYMVGLVQGDLGISFHFDSTPVTDILIDRMPPSLILGGQALIFGTIAGILFGLIAAIYHNGWLDYTSTIIAVLGTSIPSFIFAGLLQWYLATEWGLFPVALWGTYAHTVLPTIALAIFPMATAARFTRTEMLEVLGSDYITTARAKGLTEPAIIFKHGLRNSLIPLVTVMGPMAVSLMTGTLVIEQIFAVPGIGEQFVSSIQVLDYPTIMGTTLFFSVLFIAIILVIDILYVLIDPRIRLTGGGS encoded by the coding sequence ATGCTTCGTTATATTTTGCGGCGGATATTTTATATGGCCATTACATTGTTTATTATAGCCACCGTTACATTCTTTCTTATGAAATTGCTTCCCGGAAGTCCGCTGTCAGCTGAAAATAAGCTGTCAGAACAGCAACAGGAAGTCATATTGGCAAAATACGGCTTAGATGAGCCTATTCCAATACAATATGTCAACTATATGGTTGGACTTGTACAAGGAGATTTGGGAATTTCCTTCCACTTTGACAGTACCCCCGTGACAGATATTTTAATAGATAGGATGCCGCCATCACTTATACTTGGTGGACAAGCACTTATTTTTGGAACAATTGCCGGAATCTTATTTGGATTAATTGCTGCTATCTATCATAATGGGTGGCTTGACTATACCTCTACAATCATAGCTGTTTTAGGTACGTCCATCCCATCCTTTATCTTTGCAGGTTTACTGCAATGGTATTTGGCAACCGAATGGGGGCTATTCCCTGTCGCCTTATGGGGAACATATGCGCATACGGTGCTGCCGACAATAGCGCTGGCTATTTTTCCAATGGCGACTGCAGCACGTTTTACCAGGACGGAAATGCTTGAAGTCCTTGGATCAGATTATATTACAACTGCCAGGGCCAAGGGGCTTACTGAACCGGCGATTATTTTCAAGCATGGTCTCAGAAACTCGCTCATCCCGCTTGTAACCGTTATGGGACCAATGGCAGTCTCGCTAATGACCGGGACACTTGTCATCGAGCAAATATTTGCTGTGCCGGGTATCGGCGAACAATTTGTAAGCTCAATTCAAGTGCTCGATTATCCAACGATAATGGGTACAACCTTGTTTTTCTCTGTGTTATTTATAGCGATTATTCTTGTCATCGATATTCTCTATGTATTGATTGACCCTAGGATCCGGCTGACTGGAGGGGGAAGTTAA
- the opp3C gene encoding oligopeptide ABC transporter permease — protein sequence MAKNQHHNEPPKELFVPHERKEDTSEKITKPSRSFLQDARRTFFKNKAAVFSIILMIIIIIMSIIGPYFNSYGMDDQELSRAKMPPRVPVIENLPLLGMDGTLQSEFTGATVEEATENAVMRYDNAEEFVDIEVLSEGDGSDDSAEVSATYQVYEAKDMQDQYFWLGTDQLGRDQWTRIWLGTRVSLIIAFVAAAIDLLIGVAYGGISGYYGGRVDNILQRILEILIGIPNLVVIFLLLVVLEPGIMSIVLALTITGWTGMARIVRGEVLKQKNEEYVLAARTLGQSNGKIIRKHLMPNVAGIIIINTMFTIPSAIFFEAFLSFIGLGIAPPEASLGALIDAGFKVFRLYPYMVFWPAVLISAIMITFNLIGDGLRDAFDPKMHK from the coding sequence ATGGCAAAAAATCAGCATCATAATGAACCACCTAAGGAACTTTTTGTCCCCCACGAGAGGAAAGAAGATACGAGCGAGAAGATAACGAAACCAAGTCGGTCTTTTCTCCAGGATGCACGACGGACATTCTTTAAAAATAAAGCGGCGGTTTTCAGTATTATTTTGATGATCATCATTATCATTATGAGTATTATTGGACCATATTTTAATAGTTATGGAATGGATGATCAGGAACTGTCACGTGCTAAAATGCCGCCGCGTGTGCCAGTAATAGAAAATCTGCCTTTATTGGGCATGGATGGAACGCTCCAGAGTGAATTTACGGGCGCAACGGTTGAGGAAGCAACTGAAAATGCGGTCATGCGTTATGATAATGCCGAAGAATTTGTTGATATTGAAGTACTGTCTGAAGGTGATGGCAGCGATGATTCTGCTGAAGTCTCAGCTACATACCAAGTTTATGAAGCGAAGGACATGCAGGATCAATATTTCTGGCTCGGTACAGACCAGCTCGGACGTGACCAATGGACGCGTATATGGCTTGGCACACGCGTTTCACTGATTATCGCGTTTGTGGCAGCTGCGATTGACCTCTTGATCGGTGTCGCATATGGTGGTATATCAGGCTATTACGGTGGCCGCGTCGATAACATTTTGCAGCGAATACTGGAAATTCTGATTGGTATACCTAACCTTGTTGTTATATTCCTGTTGCTTGTCGTACTGGAGCCAGGCATCATGTCGATTGTTCTGGCCCTTACAATTACCGGTTGGACAGGTATGGCACGTATTGTAAGGGGCGAAGTGCTGAAACAGAAAAACGAAGAATATGTATTGGCAGCAAGAACATTGGGACAATCTAACGGCAAGATCATTCGGAAACATCTGATGCCGAACGTTGCTGGTATCATCATCATCAATACGATGTTCACCATCCCGAGTGCTATTTTCTTTGAGGCATTCCTCAGCTTTATCGGGCTTGGTATCGCACCGCCGGAGGCATCACTCGGTGCATTGATCGACGCCGGATTTAAAGTCTTCAGGCTTTATCCGTACATGGTATTCTGGCCGGCTGTTCTGATTTCTGCCATCATGATTACCTTTAATCTTATTGGTGACGGACTTCGGGACGCATTCGATCCGAAAATGCACAAATAA